The Oryza brachyantha chromosome 7, ObraRS2, whole genome shotgun sequence genomic interval GTACATTTCACTCATAAATTAAATAGGACGATAgttgaacatatataaaaaatcaatagcgttaaacatttagtgACCGAGACGGAGAGACCGTGGGTAAAAGTGATTATTTTGAAGAACAATAATACGGTACTAGTAACAGATAGGTAGATGGTGATAGGTTAGGAAATTAGGCGAGTACTCCAATCCATTTGTATGGGTGGGTTGGGCCGATGGAAGAAGGCCCGAAAGCGGGGCCCAAGAGCCCGATCCTGCATGAAGTGTggagccgccgccacgcgcccCGCACAGCCGAGCCGAAACCTAGGCCACGACACGACGATGGCTTTGAACTAGGGCGGTGGGGCCATTCGTCTCCCTTTTTCGTGCTTGCGCTGCGCAACAGGGGGAGACGAAAGACTCTCCCTGCACTGCACCCTCCCCCAAGtcgaagaaagagagagaggatttCATTCGATTCCattcccttcctcctcttgTTCGACTTGGCCTTCCTTCCTCTTCCTtgtcctctcttcctcctccagctcgatcgatctagGTCCACGAGAAGAGAAGAGGCCGTTTGATTCGCCGCCAGGTAAGAAggcgtcttcttcttcttccaggCTCCGTACTGAATGCTgattcgattcgattcgattcCAGGGCTCAGGCATTTGACCCGATGGCGTggctccgcgccgcctccggcctCGCCCGCCAcgccctgcgccgccgcgccctcctcacccgcgccccgccgcccgccgcccgctgcttcCATTCCGCGCGGCCGGCCTGGAGGTCCTCCGCCCCCTCGCCCCGCGCCGTCCCGCTCTCCAGGCTTACCGACAGCTTCCTCGACGGAACCAGCAGCGTCTACCTCGAGGAGCTCCAGCGCGCCTGGGAGGCCGACCCCTCCTCCGTCGATGAATCCTGGGACAACTTCTTCCGCAACTTCCTCGGCCAGGCCGCTCCCTCCGCCGGCCTCTCCGGCCAGACCATCCAGGAGAGCATgcagcttctcctcctcgtccggGCCTACCAGGTTAACGGCCACATGAAGGCCAAACTCGACCCACTCCGCCTCGACGACCGCTCCGTACCGGAGGACCTCGACCTCTCCCTCTACGGCTTCACTGACGCTGACCTCGACCGCGAGTTCTTCCTCGGCGTTTGGAGGATGGCCGGTTTCCTCTCCGAGAATCGCCCCGTCCTCACCCTCCGTGAGATCCTCAGCAAGCTCGAGCAGGCCTACTGCGGCCCCATCGGCTACGAGTACATGCACATCCCTGACAGGGACAAGTGTAACTGGCTCAGGGACAAGATCGAGACCGCCAAGCCCAAGGAGTACCACAAGGACCGCCGCCTCGTCATGCTGGACAGGCTCATCTGGAGCACCCAGTTTGAGAACTTCCTCGCCACCAAGTGGGCCACTGCCAAGCGCTTTGGCCTCGAGGGCGGCGAGACCCTCATCCCTGGCATGAAAGAGATGTTCGACAGGGCTGCCGACCTTGGTGTCGAGAACATTGTCATCGGCATGCCACACAGGGGAAGGCTTAATGTGCTTGGCAATGTTGTCCGCAAACCCTTGTCTCAGATTTTCAGTGAGTTCACCGGCGGGACTAGGCCCGTTGAAGGTGAGGATGGCCTCTACACTGGAACCGGCGATGTCAAGTACCATCTGGGTACCTCCTATGACAGACCCACTCGAGGTGGAAAGAGGATCCACCTATCGTTGGTTGCAAACCCCAGTCACCTGGAGGCCGTAGATCCTGTTGTGATTGGCAAGACGCGGGCAAAGCAATTTTACTCCAATGATCTTGACAGGACAAAGAACATGGGCATTCTGATTCATGGAGATGGTAGCTTTGCTGGGCAGGGTGTTGTTTATGAGACACTTCATTTAAGTGCCCTTCCAAACTACACAACTGGAGGGACCATCCACATCGTTGTCAATAACCAAGTTGCCTTCACAACAGATCCAAGAGCTGGCAGGTCTTCGCAATATTGTACAGATGTTGCCAAAGCCTTGAACGCTCCTATATTCCATGTAAATGGTGATGATCTGGAGGCAGTTGTACGTGTATGTGAGCTTGCAGCTGAGTGGCGCCAGACTTTTCACTCTGACGTGGTAGTCGATCTGATTTGTTATCGACGATTTGGACATAATGAAATTGATGAGCCCTCTTTCACACAGCCAAAGATGTATCAGGTGATCCTCTTTCTACTGATTTTGATTATTAGTTTATGAAAAGCTGATAATTTTTTCATGTAGGTTGCACTCGCCCATTGCCTTTTACCTTCACCTTCATTGCTTTCATGTTCAATTGCTGTCCATGTGATTATTACTTTTGCTGTTTTGCTAGTCTATGTGCCTTGCTTTCCTATTGGACTGCCCCTGATGAAACTTTTCCTGTGGCAGGTTATTAAGAACCATCCTAGTTCATTAAAGCTTTATGAACAGAAACTTCTAGGAACAGGTGAAGTCTCAAAAGAAGACGTTCAGAGGATCCACGAGAAAGTCAACAGAATCCTGAATGAAGAGTTTACAAAAAGCAAAGATTATGTTCCCAATAAGAGGGACTGGCTTTCGGCTTATTGGACTGGCTTTAAATCTCCTGAGCAAATTTCGCGTGTCCGCAACACTGGGTAACTGCGTCCTTTATAGTTTAAACTGATCATCTCTTTATAATTTATTCCTTTGACAAATACCATCTATTATCATTGAGAATGCCTTTCCTGCAGGGTTAACCCAGAGGTGCTGAAACGTGTTGGACAAGCAATTACTACTTTACCTGAAGATTTCAAGCCCCACAGGGCAGTGAAAAAGATTTTTGAGCAGCGTGCATCAATGATTGAGAGTGGCGAAGGAATTGATTGGGCTGTTGCTGAAGCTCTTGCCTTTGCAACACTCATCGTGGAGGGTAACCATGTTAGGCTGAGTGGACAGGATGTGGAAAGAGGAACTTTTAGCCATCGGCATGCAGTTCTGCATGACCAGGAAAATGGGTGGAAATACTGCCCACTCGACCATGTTGTGATGAATCAAAATGATGAACTGTTTACTGTTAGCAACAggtaattatgttttttaattcacAAGTCATCTAATCTATCGAATGTACTTTTCTGTAGGCGTTAAATTTGGATAGAATGCCATTTGTCTATTTCCAGTGCTTAAACAATGCTTTATTATTGAgttcttcattttttatgaCCCAGCTTTGGGGAAACATCGGTATTATTACCATCAAGATTCTTTTATTCCatttatgcatcatttatttatttttgcttggTCAACTTGATACTCCAGCTATGCACATTTTCAGATATCTGTTGTTTCTATAGACGTCAGTTAAATGAGTGAATTTTGTTTGACATTTTGTTTTATTGCAGTTCACTTTCAGAATTTGCTGTTCTTGGTTTTGAAATGGGTTACTCCATGGAGAATCCTAATTCACTAGTGCTCTGGGAAGCTCAGTTTGGTGACTTTTCCAATGGTGCACAAGTGATGTTTGATCAGTTTTTGAGTAGTGGGGAGGCAAAATGGCTGCGTCAAACTGGCCTTGTTGTTCTGCTGCCTCATGGTTATGATGGCCAAGGACCGGAGCATTCCAGCGCCCGTTTGGAGCGCTTTCTTCAGGTACTTAGTTGCAGCAaactctgtgtgtgtgtgtgtgtgtgtgtgtgagagagagagagagagagagagagagagagagagagagagagagagtcagTTAGCCCAAAGCCCATGCAATCACAAGAAGGTTTTTGTTTATCTAAACCACTAGAGAACATCAGCACAAAGATGGGATTCCAAATTTACAAggcataaatttatatatacttgaGATAGTGTAACTACAGTGATGGTTGAGCTTTCTTGCAGTCTCACGACTTCTGGTTGAATGGTATGTATATGGCTCACATGAGATTGTAAATTCTGTCCAGATGAGTGATGATAATCCTTTTGTCATACCTGAGATGGAACCAACACTCCGCAAGCAGATCCAGGAGTGTAATTGGCAAGTTGTGAACGTGACAACGCCTGCAAACTATTTCCATGTGTTGCGCCGTCAGGTTTGTCGATCACTCTGTCTTCAGTATGCTTTAGTGATGCTAGCATGCAAACCACATGTATAAGTTTTCATCTGTTGTTCTGGGTGCATTAGATACATAGAGAATTCCGGAAGCCCCTCATTGTAATGGCCCCAAAGAACCTACTTCGGCACAAGGATTGCAAGTCAAATCTCTCTGAGTTTGATGATGTTGAAGGCCATCCAGGATTTGATAAGCAAGGAACACGTTTCAAGCGGTTGATAAAGGACCGTAATGATCACAAGCAAGTCGAGGAGGGTATCACCCGCCTTGTGTTATGTTCTGGGAAGGTACATTTGACCTTTTGAAATATGAACAAATTACTAGTTCAATACAAATGTACACTGTTATTAAATTACCATTTTGCAGGTGTACTATGAGCTTGATgaagaaaggaagaagacTGAGCGCAGTGATGTTGCAATTTGCAGAGTTGAACAACTCTGTCCGTTCCCGTATGACCTTATCCAGAGAGAGCTAAAAAGATATCCAAGTATGAATGCTTTTCCATCACTTGTatgaatgcatgcatcatgACTTGCCATTTCGACCAGCAGTTTCTGGACTTCTTTTGGGTCCTCCCAGAAACTAATGTTGGTAACCTAAACAGCATTTCAAATATTCTTATGCTGTAGTAATATGCATGCCTTACTATATGCTTTGGTATTCCTGCAcctattattttgtttttcacttCATATTCTACACATTATCTGAGTAGTGAGAGTACATTTTTTGCCGGAAAACATTCACTGCATGTCCTCCACATGGCTGAGGACAGTATGAGCACCAGTTAACCAGTACCACTGGCTGGTATTATTCCTTGCTGATTAGTGGTGGTAGCTAGCCTCCACCAATGCACTGTTCCGTCAACTAGCAGTTGTTGCTTCCCAAACTGTTGCAAATGTATGTATTGTTCTGTGCTACCACATCTTTAGTTGCTGAACAATTGTGATTATCATGTTTGCTCTATCTTAATTTGTAGATGCGGAGATCGTGTGGTGCCAAGAGGAGCCCATGAATATGGGTGCATATAGTTACATCTCTCCTCGCCTGTACGCCTCTATGAAGACACTTGGGCGTGGTTCATTCGATGACATCAAGTATGTGGGCAGGGCGCCTTCAGCTGCGACAGCTACTGGCTTCCTGTCGGTTCATGTGCAGGAGCAGACAGAGCTGGTAAAGAAAGCACTGCAGGCAGAGCCTATCAAGTTCCCCTGATAGGGTGCAAGTGTGTGCGAGCTCAACTCCTCCATCCAGCGATTCTTTAATTACACACATACAACCATCTTAAAAGGTTTGCTATGTACAAGCTGTTGTCCATCTAGCTTGTTTGAGGCGATTCGATTTAAATGTCATGAATAATGCACTCTTTGAACCTTCTTACTGTTGAGGAGGTGAGACCTAATTCGACGTGAGCAACAATTTTTGCAAGATAGTCATAGAAGCTTCATAGTGAAaccttttcatatatttttcttttgttttccttgaTATCACTGCCTTACAAGTATTGCAATGCCGTCGCACATTTAAGCCGGCGCGAGGTCAA includes:
- the LOC102704265 gene encoding 2-oxoglutarate dehydrogenase, mitochondrial-like, whose translation is MAWLRAASGLARHALRRRALLTRAPPPAARCFHSARPAWRSSAPSPRAVPLSRLTDSFLDGTSSVYLEELQRAWEADPSSVDESWDNFFRNFLGQAAPSAGLSGQTIQESMQLLLLVRAYQVNGHMKAKLDPLRLDDRSVPEDLDLSLYGFTDADLDREFFLGVWRMAGFLSENRPVLTLREILSKLEQAYCGPIGYEYMHIPDRDKCNWLRDKIETAKPKEYHKDRRLVMLDRLIWSTQFENFLATKWATAKRFGLEGGETLIPGMKEMFDRAADLGVENIVIGMPHRGRLNVLGNVVRKPLSQIFSEFTGGTRPVEGEDGLYTGTGDVKYHLGTSYDRPTRGGKRIHLSLVANPSHLEAVDPVVIGKTRAKQFYSNDLDRTKNMGILIHGDGSFAGQGVVYETLHLSALPNYTTGGTIHIVVNNQVAFTTDPRAGRSSQYCTDVAKALNAPIFHVNGDDLEAVVRVCELAAEWRQTFHSDVVVDLICYRRFGHNEIDEPSFTQPKMYQVIKNHPSSLKLYEQKLLGTGEVSKEDVQRIHEKVNRILNEEFTKSKDYVPNKRDWLSAYWTGFKSPEQISRVRNTGVNPEVLKRVGQAITTLPEDFKPHRAVKKIFEQRASMIESGEGIDWAVAEALAFATLIVEGNHVRLSGQDVERGTFSHRHAVLHDQENGWKYCPLDHVVMNQNDELFTVSNSSLSEFAVLGFEMGYSMENPNSLVLWEAQFGDFSNGAQVMFDQFLSSGEAKWLRQTGLVVLLPHGYDGQGPEHSSARLERFLQMSDDNPFVIPEMEPTLRKQIQECNWQVVNVTTPANYFHVLRRQIHREFRKPLIVMAPKNLLRHKDCKSNLSEFDDVEGHPGFDKQGTRFKRLIKDRNDHKQVEEGITRLVLCSGKVYYELDEERKKTERSDVAICRVEQLCPFPYDLIQRELKRYPNAEIVWCQEEPMNMGAYSYISPRLYASMKTLGRGSFDDIKYVGRAPSAATATGFLSVHVQEQTELVKKALQAEPIKFP